In Flavobacterium lacustre, a genomic segment contains:
- a CDS encoding CBS domain-containing protein: protein MTVDQILSTKGKEVYSVLSTNTVYEALAVMSEKNIGAILVIEDTVLKGILSERDYARKIVLKAKSSKKALVHEIMETDVVTVKLSDNLESCMELMNAKRVRHLPVIENNIVIGIISISDVVKAIIEKQKDTIQHLNSYITQ, encoded by the coding sequence ATGACTGTAGATCAAATATTAAGCACGAAAGGGAAAGAAGTATATTCTGTACTTTCCACAAATACTGTATACGAAGCATTAGCAGTAATGAGCGAGAAAAACATAGGTGCTATTCTTGTAATTGAAGATACAGTATTGAAAGGGATTTTATCCGAAAGGGATTATGCCAGAAAAATCGTTTTGAAAGCCAAGTCTTCAAAGAAAGCCTTAGTTCATGAAATTATGGAGACCGATGTTGTTACCGTAAAACTATCGGATAATTTAGAGTCTTGCATGGAATTGATGAATGCCAAAAGGGTTCGGCACTTACCGGTTATAGAAAACAATATTGTGATAGGGATCATATCGATAAGCGATGTGGTAAAAGCGATTATTGAAAAACAAAAAGACACTATTCAGCATTTAAATTCCTATATAACGCAATAA
- a CDS encoding NADP-dependent malic enzyme encodes MDKNSKRKEALLYHSQPTPGKIQVVPTKKYATQRDLSLAYSPGVAEPCLEIAKDVNDVYKYTTKGNLVAVITNGTAVLGLGDIGPEASKPVMEGKGLLFKIFAGIDVFDIEIGTKDIEEFIQTVKNIAPTFGGINLEDIKAPESFEIERRLVEELNIPVMHDDQHGTAIISSAALLNALELAGKKAEDMKMVVSGAGSAALACANLYILLGVKLENIYMFNSKGLLTKDNASLSDLQQKYAKDMPSISLEEALVDADIFLGLSSGDIMSPQMLLGMADNPIVFAMANPVPEIDYNLAIATRKDVIMATGRSDFPNQVNNVLGFPYIFRGALDVRATKINEAMKMAAVRALAALAKEHVPEQVNVAYGAKKLTFGREYIIPSPFDPRLITVVAPAVAKAAMDSGVALNPITDWEEYKEALLDRLGNDNKMVRLITNRAKMDPKRIVFAEADHLDVLKAAQIVFEEGIGFPILLGHKEIIVELMQEIGFVGDVQIIDPKVADEEERRNRFATTYWKTRQRRGISLLDAQKLMRERNYFAAMMVNEGEADALVSGHSRSYPSVVKPMLQLIDKAPGVSIVATTNMMMTGRGPMFLSDTAINVNPSAEELAKIAIMTSNAAKMFGVEPVIAMVSYSNFGSSTNESASKVREAVAYLHANYPDMIIDGELQADFALNPEMLEKKFPFSKLAGKKVNTLIFPNLESANITYKLMKELHKVDSIGPIMLGMNKPVHIFQLGASVEEMVNMAAIAVIDAQEKEKKRLAVN; translated from the coding sequence ATGGACAAAAATAGCAAGAGAAAAGAAGCATTATTATACCATTCTCAACCCACACCTGGTAAAATTCAAGTAGTTCCAACCAAAAAATATGCAACCCAAAGAGATTTGTCTTTGGCGTATTCGCCGGGCGTAGCGGAGCCGTGTTTAGAAATTGCTAAAGATGTAAATGATGTTTATAAATATACTACAAAAGGAAATTTAGTTGCCGTAATTACTAATGGTACAGCAGTTTTAGGATTAGGAGATATTGGTCCCGAAGCATCAAAACCAGTAATGGAAGGAAAAGGACTTTTGTTCAAAATTTTTGCCGGTATTGATGTATTCGACATCGAAATTGGAACAAAAGATATTGAAGAATTTATTCAAACTGTAAAAAATATAGCGCCAACTTTTGGCGGAATCAACCTAGAGGATATCAAAGCGCCAGAATCTTTTGAAATCGAAAGACGATTAGTCGAAGAGTTAAATATTCCGGTGATGCACGATGATCAACACGGAACGGCAATTATCTCTTCAGCAGCACTTTTAAACGCATTAGAATTGGCAGGTAAAAAAGCAGAAGACATGAAAATGGTTGTTTCCGGAGCAGGATCGGCGGCTTTGGCTTGTGCTAATTTATATATTTTGCTTGGCGTGAAACTAGAAAACATTTATATGTTTAATAGCAAAGGATTATTGACAAAAGATAATGCATCATTGTCTGATTTACAACAAAAATACGCTAAAGACATGCCTTCAATAAGTCTTGAAGAAGCATTAGTAGACGCGGATATATTTTTAGGATTGTCTTCAGGAGATATTATGTCACCACAAATGTTGTTGGGTATGGCTGATAATCCTATCGTTTTTGCGATGGCAAATCCAGTTCCTGAAATCGATTATAATTTAGCTATTGCAACCAGAAAAGATGTTATCATGGCGACAGGAAGATCTGATTTTCCTAATCAAGTGAATAATGTACTTGGATTTCCATATATTTTTAGAGGCGCTCTGGATGTTCGTGCTACCAAAATTAATGAAGCTATGAAAATGGCAGCAGTAAGAGCATTAGCAGCATTGGCAAAAGAACACGTTCCGGAGCAAGTGAATGTTGCTTACGGTGCTAAGAAACTAACTTTTGGTAGAGAATATATAATACCTTCTCCATTCGATCCAAGATTGATTACTGTTGTTGCTCCTGCTGTTGCAAAAGCGGCTATGGATTCAGGAGTGGCATTAAATCCAATTACGGATTGGGAAGAGTACAAAGAAGCTCTTTTGGACCGATTAGGAAATGATAATAAAATGGTTCGATTGATTACAAATAGAGCCAAAATGGATCCAAAACGAATCGTTTTTGCAGAAGCAGATCATTTAGATGTTCTTAAAGCTGCCCAAATTGTATTTGAAGAAGGGATTGGTTTTCCGATTCTGTTGGGACACAAAGAAATTATTGTTGAATTGATGCAAGAGATTGGATTTGTTGGTGATGTTCAAATTATAGATCCAAAAGTGGCCGATGAAGAAGAAAGAAGAAATCGTTTTGCAACCACATATTGGAAAACCAGACAAAGACGTGGAATATCGCTTTTGGATGCTCAAAAATTAATGCGTGAAAGAAATTATTTTGCTGCAATGATGGTTAATGAAGGCGAAGCAGACGCTTTGGTTTCAGGACATTCCAGAAGTTATCCTTCGGTTGTTAAACCGATGTTACAGCTTATTGACAAAGCGCCGGGAGTTTCTATTGTTGCTACAACAAATATGATGATGACGGGTCGTGGCCCAATGTTTTTATCAGATACAGCTATCAATGTAAATCCATCTGCAGAAGAATTGGCAAAAATTGCTATCATGACTTCAAATGCTGCAAAAATGTTTGGAGTTGAACCTGTTATTGCGATGGTTTCTTATTCTAATTTTGGTTCTTCTACTAATGAAAGCGCCAGTAAAGTAAGAGAAGCAGTAGCTTATTTACATGCTAATTATCCTGATATGATTATTGATGGGGAACTTCAGGCCGATTTTGCTTTGAACCCGGAGATGTTAGAGAAAAAATTTCCTTTCTCTAAATTAGCAGGAAAAAAAGTAAATACATTGATTTTTCCTAACTTGGAATCAGCAAATATTACATATAAATTAATGAAAGAACTACATAAAGTGGACTCAATCGGGCCAATTATGTTAGGGATGAATAAACCGGTTCACATATTTCAACTAGGTGCAAGTGTAGAAGAGATGGTAAATATGGCTGCAATAGCAGTTATTGATGCTCAGGAAAAAGAAAAAAAGCGTTTGGCAGTAAACTAA